The Algoriphagus sp. TR-M9 genome has a window encoding:
- a CDS encoding low molecular weight protein-tyrosine-phosphatase: MIKVLFVCLGNICRSPLAEAIFNHKVKEDGMQSLFFCDSAGTSDFHIGELPDERTLKCALRYNLPLNHRGRQVNRTDFRDFDYILAMDENNLRVLNNLKSRYGFDEKEVHLMRDFVERSKGQSVPDPYYGGEEGFEEIYQILDEAIENFLKQVKATHHLYA, from the coding sequence ATGATCAAAGTTCTATTCGTCTGTCTCGGTAATATTTGTCGCTCACCCTTAGCAGAGGCCATTTTCAACCACAAGGTGAAAGAAGACGGCATGCAGTCACTGTTTTTCTGTGACAGTGCAGGCACTTCGGATTTCCATATTGGCGAATTACCAGATGAGCGCACACTTAAATGCGCTCTCAGATACAACTTACCCCTGAACCATAGAGGTAGACAGGTAAACAGAACCGACTTCCGGGATTTTGATTATATACTGGCCATGGACGAAAACAACCTCCGAGTGCTGAACAATCTCAAAAGCCGATACGGTTTTGATGAAAAAGAGGTCCACCTGATGCGGGATTTTGTAGAAAGATCCAAAGGCCAATCAGTTCCAGACCCCTATTACGGAGGTGAAGAGGGTTTCGAGGAAATCTATCAAATCCTCGACGAGGCAATAGAAAACTTCCTCAAGCAGGTGAAAGCAACACATCACCTCTATGCCTGA
- a CDS encoding fructosamine kinase family protein, with amino-acid sequence MPDQNELYEQILMASLGSKAQLKSASLVAAGTHNQGIRIESTAGIFFLKLNFDHERDILTKEADGLQLLRKSTFLKVPEVYGTGRVEDYNFLLSEYIPSGRYQLDYWENMGMGLAHLHLAHHQNFGLDQDNYIASIPQKNLQTDNWTDFYIENRLEPLVGKAYFDKLIPLEFLKKFQEIYPKLHRLFPKEKPSLVHGDLWSGNVISTADGQPCLIDPAVYYGHREMDLAFSRLFGGFDERFYQAYEEILPLESGFEERMGLYNLYPLLVHLNLFGSAYLPGIERTVSKFLK; translated from the coding sequence ATGCCTGATCAAAATGAACTCTATGAACAAATCCTCATGGCGAGCCTGGGCTCTAAGGCTCAGCTGAAATCAGCCTCTCTAGTAGCAGCAGGTACTCACAACCAAGGAATTCGAATCGAGAGCACAGCAGGCATTTTTTTTCTTAAACTAAATTTTGACCACGAAAGAGACATACTCACCAAAGAAGCTGACGGGCTTCAATTACTTCGAAAATCCACCTTTCTCAAAGTCCCCGAGGTATATGGGACCGGAAGAGTAGAGGATTACAACTTTCTCCTTTCAGAGTATATTCCATCTGGCAGATACCAGCTTGATTACTGGGAAAATATGGGAATGGGGCTCGCTCACCTCCACCTTGCTCATCATCAGAATTTCGGTCTGGATCAGGACAATTACATAGCGTCTATCCCACAGAAAAATCTCCAAACGGACAACTGGACTGATTTTTACATAGAAAACAGACTGGAGCCACTAGTCGGGAAAGCTTATTTTGACAAACTGATCCCGCTGGAGTTTCTGAAGAAATTTCAAGAAATCTACCCTAAACTTCACCGCCTTTTTCCAAAGGAGAAACCTTCCTTGGTACATGGCGACCTCTGGTCGGGCAATGTAATCAGCACCGCCGATGGACAGCCCTGCCTCATTGATCCGGCAGTTTATTATGGTCATAGAGAAATGGATCTGGCTTTCAGCAGGCTATTTGGAGGATTTGATGAACGGTTCTATCAGGCCTACGAGGAAATCTTACCGCTAGAGAGTGGCTTTGAAGAGCGGATGGGCCTTTACAACCTCTATCCGCTCTTGGTGCACTTGAATCTTTTTGGGTCTGCTTACCTCCCAGGAATCGAGCGCACGGTCTCTAAATTTCTTAAATAA
- a CDS encoding Gfo/Idh/MocA family protein, whose amino-acid sequence MNNRRIFLQKAGLSAMALSVPAFTPLSAMTNFSTNNQDTRTLRVAIMGLGSYGTRVAEAIQDCKRTKLVGVISGTPSKITAWQSKYNIPAKNCYNYENFDAIKDNPEIDAVYVITPNGLHKSQSIRVAQAGKHVICEKPMAVNALEAQEMVDACDKAGVKLLIGYRMHFEPNTLEIVRMRKAGELGTPLFFQGLSGFIIGDPTQWRLDKELAGGGAMMDIGIYSINGARYMLGEEPVWVTAQETKNNPEKFKEGVDETIQFQLGFPSGAVASCLSTYSMNNLDRFFLNGNKGFAELLPATGYGPIKGKTHKGPLDKPHTTHQTVQMDEMAAIIFDGKTPELPVDGREGLKDMKVIDAIFQAVRTGQKVKLDLV is encoded by the coding sequence ATGAACAACAGAAGAATATTTTTGCAAAAAGCCGGCTTGTCTGCAATGGCACTGAGTGTACCGGCATTTACACCACTTTCAGCAATGACTAATTTCAGTACAAACAACCAAGATACGAGAACGCTTCGTGTAGCTATCATGGGCCTCGGAAGTTACGGGACACGTGTGGCGGAGGCGATTCAGGACTGCAAGCGGACCAAGCTCGTGGGGGTGATCAGTGGAACCCCATCCAAAATCACGGCCTGGCAATCCAAGTATAATATCCCTGCCAAAAACTGTTACAATTATGAGAATTTCGATGCGATCAAGGATAATCCTGAAATCGACGCTGTCTATGTAATCACGCCAAACGGGCTGCACAAATCACAGTCTATCCGCGTGGCCCAAGCAGGTAAGCATGTGATCTGCGAAAAACCTATGGCTGTGAATGCCCTAGAAGCCCAGGAAATGGTCGATGCATGTGACAAAGCAGGAGTGAAGTTACTGATTGGCTATAGGATGCATTTTGAGCCCAACACCTTGGAAATCGTCCGCATGCGAAAAGCGGGTGAGCTGGGGACTCCGCTGTTTTTTCAAGGGCTGAGTGGCTTTATCATCGGAGATCCCACTCAATGGAGACTGGATAAGGAGTTAGCAGGAGGTGGTGCTATGATGGATATCGGTATTTACTCCATCAATGGAGCCAGGTATATGCTAGGCGAAGAGCCCGTTTGGGTGACTGCTCAGGAGACCAAGAACAATCCTGAGAAATTCAAAGAAGGGGTGGATGAGACCATTCAGTTCCAACTTGGCTTTCCCAGCGGGGCTGTGGCTTCCTGTCTTTCTACCTATAGTATGAATAATCTGGACAGATTTTTCCTGAACGGAAACAAGGGCTTTGCGGAGCTTCTACCTGCCACTGGATATGGTCCTATAAAAGGTAAGACGCACAAAGGACCCCTAGATAAGCCACATACCACACACCAGACGGTACAGATGGATGAGATGGCGGCGATTATTTTTGATGGAAAAACACCGGAGCTTCCAGTTGATGGGCGTGAAGGACTGAAGGATATGAAGGTCATCGATGCGATATTTCAGGCAGTTCGGACCGGTCAAAAAGTTAAATTGGACTTAGTTTAA
- a CDS encoding aspartate kinase, whose protein sequence is MSKTLIYKFGGASVKDAAALVNLADILRNRLRNNLVIVVSAMGKSTNALEEILRMKLENKDYSINSTNLKDFHLSICRDLFPESHMIFPQIKNYFIQLNHELNKALSAVNYDEFYDRIISFGELVSSRIVMEYLCLQNLLVLWQDARELVVTNSDFRFAKVNWEETKRNCQLQLKPKLAQFPVLTQGFIGRDRQGKTTTLGREGSDFTAAILAACLQAVSVTIWKDVPGVLNADPKRFPSAQLFDELGYAQAAEMTYYGASVIHPKTIKPLANSRIPLFVRSFVDPDLPGTKIHQNAPIQNLAAIILKRDQLLLSFKVTDFTFIEERHISLIYEKLRQLKLSVNMLQTSAISISIVLDTQLFKLQQLISELKGEFEIKYNEGMELVTVLHPQKELLVDLLGEDEIFLEQTTRNTFQAVRKAKIS, encoded by the coding sequence ATGTCAAAAACTTTGATTTATAAATTCGGGGGAGCTTCTGTAAAGGATGCTGCTGCATTAGTAAACCTAGCTGATATTTTGCGTAATCGATTGCGAAATAATTTGGTAATCGTGGTTTCTGCAATGGGAAAATCTACCAATGCACTGGAAGAGATCTTGAGGATGAAGTTGGAGAATAAAGACTATTCTATAAATAGTACAAATTTAAAAGACTTCCATTTATCGATATGCAGGGACTTATTTCCCGAGAGTCATATGATTTTCCCGCAAATTAAAAACTACTTTATCCAACTGAATCATGAACTCAATAAAGCTCTGAGTGCGGTAAATTATGATGAATTTTATGATCGGATAATCAGTTTCGGGGAATTGGTCTCCTCTCGGATTGTGATGGAATACCTGTGCCTACAGAACCTCTTGGTGCTGTGGCAAGATGCTCGGGAGCTTGTGGTTACCAACAGTGATTTTCGTTTTGCAAAGGTAAATTGGGAGGAAACAAAGCGTAACTGCCAGCTGCAACTCAAACCCAAACTTGCTCAGTTTCCAGTGCTCACTCAGGGTTTTATCGGGCGGGATAGGCAGGGTAAAACTACTACACTGGGTAGGGAGGGATCTGACTTTACGGCGGCGATTTTGGCGGCCTGTCTGCAAGCCGTCTCCGTGACGATCTGGAAGGATGTGCCGGGAGTATTGAATGCGGATCCAAAGCGCTTTCCTTCCGCTCAGCTTTTTGATGAGTTAGGTTATGCTCAGGCGGCTGAGATGACTTATTACGGTGCTTCGGTCATCCATCCGAAGACCATTAAGCCCTTGGCAAACTCGCGCATTCCTTTATTTGTCAGGTCGTTTGTTGATCCGGATTTGCCAGGAACCAAAATCCATCAAAATGCCCCAATCCAAAACTTGGCAGCCATCATCCTAAAAAGAGACCAGCTTTTACTCAGCTTCAAAGTGACGGATTTTACCTTTATAGAGGAGCGACATATTTCGCTTATTTATGAAAAACTTCGTCAGTTAAAGCTTTCTGTCAATATGCTACAGACTTCAGCGATTAGTATTTCTATAGTATTGGACACACAGCTTTTTAAACTTCAACAATTAATCTCAGAGCTAAAGGGAGAATTTGAAATTAAATACAATGAGGGAATGGAGTTAGTGACAGTACTCCATCCCCAGAAGGAACTGCTGGTAGATTTACTGGGAGAGGACGAGATTTTTCTGGAGCAAACTACCAGAAACACCTTTCAGGCTGTACGTAAAGCTAAAATCTCATAG
- the fbp gene encoding class 1 fructose-bisphosphatase, producing MRILPYAPDQSGLAYSVGTTLDRFIKLKQSDFPFASGELSQLLRDIALAAKIVNRETTRAGLSNIGGAFGQVNVQGEEQQKLDVIANIRFMRALSKGGEVCAIVSEEEDSVIDLQNSSGKYVVAIDPLDGSSNIDVNISIGTIFSIYRRKTTVGSPILKEDIMQAGREQVAAGYVLYGSSTMLVYTTGCGVNGFTYENSLGEFFLSHPDIKAPETGQIYSVNEGSQLEWEQGILDYVNQCKREKFSARYTGSLVADFHRNLLKGGIYLYPATEKNPSGKLRLLYEANALAYIAEQAGAKATDGHQRILDIIPTSLHQRTPLFTGSAKMVLEVEKFLKASKV from the coding sequence ATGAGAATTTTACCCTACGCGCCAGACCAAAGCGGTCTTGCTTACTCTGTCGGTACTACTCTGGACCGCTTTATCAAACTTAAACAAAGCGATTTCCCCTTCGCCTCTGGTGAACTTTCCCAGCTTTTACGGGACATTGCCCTTGCAGCTAAGATCGTCAACCGGGAAACCACCCGTGCAGGCCTGTCCAATATTGGCGGAGCCTTCGGTCAAGTCAACGTGCAAGGCGAAGAACAGCAAAAGCTAGACGTAATCGCCAATATCCGATTTATGCGCGCCCTGAGCAAAGGCGGCGAAGTCTGTGCCATAGTTTCAGAAGAAGAGGATTCGGTCATAGATTTACAAAATAGCTCTGGAAAATATGTGGTCGCCATAGACCCGCTGGATGGTAGCTCAAACATTGATGTAAATATTAGTATTGGGACGATTTTCTCCATTTACAGGAGAAAAACAACGGTCGGCAGCCCCATACTCAAAGAAGACATCATGCAAGCTGGCAGAGAGCAAGTAGCTGCCGGATATGTGCTTTACGGCTCATCCACCATGCTCGTTTATACCACCGGATGTGGTGTAAATGGCTTCACTTACGAAAACTCACTGGGAGAATTTTTCCTTTCACACCCAGATATAAAGGCTCCGGAAACCGGACAGATCTATTCAGTAAATGAAGGCTCACAGCTGGAATGGGAACAGGGAATACTGGACTATGTCAATCAATGTAAAAGAGAAAAATTCTCCGCTCGGTACACCGGGTCTTTGGTGGCGGATTTTCACAGAAATTTATTGAAAGGCGGAATTTACCTTTATCCTGCTACGGAGAAGAACCCGTCCGGTAAACTCCGCTTGCTATATGAAGCCAATGCCCTAGCCTATATCGCAGAACAAGCCGGAGCAAAAGCAACTGACGGCCATCAGAGAATTCTCGATATCATCCCTACCTCACTTCACCAGCGCACACCTTTATTCACAGGCTCCGCAAAAATGGTCCTTGAGGTAGAAAAATTCTTAAAAGCATCCAAAGTGTAG
- a CDS encoding PQQ-dependent sugar dehydrogenase, producing the protein MKNSKLLFSGITLGSMLALSGACSTKPAESADELAPVDTANAIQTEKLLVKLDTLHTGFDNPWGMTWLSDGKMLVTEKEGEILIFQDDAFTGEKVQGLPEVRTNGQGGLLDVAAHPSYAENGWIYITYSKEVDGGKGATTVMRFKLEGNTAVNQEEIIQSVPGWDGGNHFGSRVVFDQNGYLFYSSGDRFDTPENAQTLSNSHGKIHRVHDDGRIPEDNPFVNEPNAVQSIWTLGNRNPQGLYFDTETNQLFGSEHGPQGGDELNLLEKGKNYGWPVITYGINYDGTEITDITEKEGMEQPLTYYVPSIATAGMTRVTSDKYPEWKGDFLIGALAKMHINRVDMEGGKALSQEVMFQDLGRVRQVSQSPDGYIYAITQGTGLMVKLIPIN; encoded by the coding sequence ATGAAAAACTCCAAACTTCTATTTTCAGGGATTACACTAGGCAGTATGCTTGCCCTGTCAGGTGCTTGCTCCACCAAGCCAGCAGAATCAGCTGACGAGCTTGCGCCTGTAGACACTGCAAATGCAATTCAAACAGAGAAACTTCTTGTTAAACTAGACACACTTCATACCGGCTTTGACAATCCCTGGGGAATGACTTGGCTTTCTGATGGCAAAATGCTAGTAACTGAGAAAGAAGGCGAAATCCTGATTTTTCAAGACGATGCGTTTACCGGTGAAAAGGTACAGGGTCTTCCTGAGGTAAGAACCAACGGACAAGGCGGGCTACTTGACGTGGCAGCACATCCTAGCTACGCAGAGAATGGCTGGATTTACATCACTTATTCCAAGGAAGTAGACGGGGGTAAAGGCGCAACCACTGTCATGCGCTTTAAGCTAGAGGGAAATACTGCCGTAAATCAAGAAGAAATAATTCAGTCAGTACCCGGTTGGGACGGTGGCAATCACTTTGGCAGTAGAGTAGTTTTTGACCAAAACGGCTACCTTTTCTACTCCAGCGGAGACCGATTTGATACCCCAGAAAATGCTCAGACACTGAGTAATTCCCACGGCAAAATCCATAGAGTTCATGATGATGGGAGAATCCCCGAGGACAACCCATTTGTAAATGAACCTAATGCAGTCCAGTCTATTTGGACCTTGGGAAATAGAAATCCGCAAGGACTATATTTCGACACCGAAACCAATCAATTGTTTGGCTCAGAACACGGCCCTCAGGGTGGTGACGAATTGAATTTATTGGAAAAAGGAAAAAACTATGGCTGGCCAGTGATTACCTATGGAATCAACTATGACGGTACAGAAATCACCGATATCACGGAAAAAGAAGGTATGGAACAACCTTTGACTTACTATGTACCATCCATTGCTACAGCAGGTATGACTAGGGTTACTTCCGACAAGTATCCGGAGTGGAAGGGCGACTTTCTGATTGGTGCCCTTGCCAAAATGCACATCAACCGAGTGGACATGGAAGGTGGAAAAGCACTTTCTCAAGAAGTCATGTTCCAGGATCTAGGCCGAGTAAGACAGGTATCCCAAAGTCCTGACGGATACATTTATGCAATTACACAAGGAACAGGTCTAATGGTTAAGCTCATTCCAATTAATTAA
- a CDS encoding NAD(P)H-dependent glycerol-3-phosphate dehydrogenase, whose protein sequence is MDSKSSSKTKTVGVIGVGSFGTAIANMLASKNPVMVYARKPEVVEEINLQHTAQGKALNENIVASLDPEELCKTCDILFFMVPSSGFQEVVRNFAPFLFPYHLIIHGTKGLCLNLKEGETLDTVQKIGRNQLLTMSEVILHETVAVRVGCLAGPNLSKELTLGQPAATVIASKYNEVILEGQSLLRSEKFQVYGNSDIIGVEISGVLKNIIAIASGALAGLGLGENAKGLLISRGMVEMIHLGNALGGSIKSVMGLAGIGDLVATCNSVHSRNFTVGYRLAKGDTLEQIMGDMEEVAEGINTVRVMKAFLETAELRAPITENLYRVLFEDLEIEEALQFLMKYPFNVDVDFV, encoded by the coding sequence ATGGACTCGAAAAGCTCTTCTAAAACCAAGACAGTAGGGGTAATCGGAGTGGGAAGCTTTGGTACAGCCATAGCCAATATGCTGGCTTCAAAAAACCCGGTGATGGTCTATGCCCGAAAGCCAGAGGTGGTGGAGGAAATCAACCTTCAGCATACAGCCCAGGGAAAGGCTTTGAACGAGAATATTGTGGCTTCGCTGGATCCAGAGGAGCTCTGCAAAACCTGTGATATTCTCTTTTTTATGGTTCCATCTTCTGGTTTTCAGGAAGTGGTGCGCAATTTTGCCCCTTTTCTTTTTCCCTATCACCTGATCATCCATGGGACCAAAGGACTTTGCTTGAATCTGAAAGAAGGAGAAACCCTGGATACGGTGCAGAAAATCGGTAGAAATCAATTGCTCACCATGAGTGAGGTGATTTTGCACGAAACCGTGGCTGTAAGGGTAGGCTGCCTTGCCGGCCCTAACCTTTCCAAAGAACTTACATTAGGCCAGCCGGCAGCGACAGTGATTGCCAGCAAGTACAATGAGGTGATTTTGGAGGGGCAAAGTCTGCTCCGCTCCGAGAAGTTTCAGGTATATGGAAATTCCGATATTATAGGGGTGGAGATCAGCGGAGTTTTGAAGAATATTATTGCGATTGCCTCAGGCGCATTGGCAGGGCTAGGCTTGGGTGAAAACGCCAAAGGCCTACTCATCAGTAGGGGTATGGTGGAGATGATCCACCTAGGAAATGCACTGGGTGGCAGCATTAAGTCTGTGATGGGACTCGCAGGAATTGGCGATCTGGTAGCTACCTGTAATTCCGTTCATTCCCGGAATTTTACCGTTGGTTACCGATTGGCCAAAGGAGATACTTTGGAGCAAATCATGGGTGACATGGAGGAAGTGGCCGAAGGAATCAATACCGTGCGTGTGATGAAAGCATTTTTGGAAACGGCTGAGCTTCGTGCTCCTATCACAGAGAATTTATACCGGGTATTATTTGAGGACTTGGAGATAGAAGAAGCGCTGCAGTTTTTGATGAAATACCCCTTCAATGTAGATGTGGACTTTGTATGA
- a CDS encoding 1-acyl-sn-glycerol-3-phosphate acyltransferase encodes MEEKYIKHRYEPIHPSKEEWPVVKLARERKDFVKKVSGLAEEKVLSITAHNPDILKEELETTLYREKLRIKQNPWVVDPDDEATFWGDVKSALVQISTEGGKSKKEKLEGYKAILNRITSRYAEEIASNFKHSHYKFTRSVVTFGFSRLLNAARVKGFKSIFSNQYTLQDKIQITGETDQLRDLASKGTVVMVPTHFSNLDSILIGWVISVLGLPPFIYGAGLNLFNISIFAYFMNSLGAYKVDRRKKNLMYLETLKTYSKEAIQFGCHSLFFPGGTRSRSGMIESKLKLGLLSTAIEAQRANFQNGLNDIGGKVFIVPVTINYHFVLEAPSLIRDHLSITGQERYYQENDEFSNSYKISKFLIKFFTKGSDISVSVGKAMDVLGNYVDKDGNSLDKKGRQINTRDYFITDGEVSVDHQREEEYTYMLGKRIVEEFHKINRVFNSHLVAFTAFELIKKKNKKLDLFDLLRLPEEDISIDFQEFKGACEMVLKKILELKSQGLINTAPHLSQPMDELMKQGIENVGMYHAKRPIVQGKSGDIGTDDMSLLYFYHNRLTGYGLEKLF; translated from the coding sequence TTGGAGGAGAAATACATCAAACATAGGTACGAGCCGATTCACCCTAGTAAGGAGGAATGGCCGGTGGTGAAGCTCGCCCGTGAGCGTAAGGATTTTGTGAAAAAGGTGTCCGGGCTTGCGGAAGAGAAGGTTTTGAGTATCACTGCCCACAATCCAGATATTCTCAAAGAAGAACTGGAGACTACGCTCTACAGAGAGAAGCTGCGAATCAAGCAAAATCCCTGGGTCGTCGATCCAGATGATGAGGCCACTTTTTGGGGGGATGTGAAATCTGCACTGGTGCAGATCAGCACAGAAGGAGGCAAGAGTAAAAAGGAAAAGCTGGAAGGGTACAAGGCGATTTTGAATCGGATTACATCCAGGTATGCTGAGGAGATAGCCAGTAATTTCAAGCATAGCCATTATAAATTTACCCGTTCTGTGGTGACATTTGGGTTTTCCAGGTTGTTAAATGCTGCACGGGTGAAGGGATTCAAATCCATCTTTAGCAATCAATATACTTTACAGGACAAGATTCAAATCACTGGAGAAACGGATCAGTTGAGAGATCTGGCTTCCAAAGGAACCGTAGTGATGGTTCCTACGCATTTTAGTAACCTGGACAGTATTCTTATCGGCTGGGTGATCTCAGTATTGGGACTGCCGCCTTTTATTTATGGAGCTGGACTTAACCTTTTTAATATTTCTATTTTCGCTTATTTCATGAATTCCCTAGGTGCCTATAAGGTGGATAGAAGGAAGAAGAACCTGATGTACCTAGAGACATTGAAGACTTACTCCAAAGAGGCGATTCAATTTGGGTGTCACAGTTTGTTTTTTCCCGGTGGGACCAGGTCTAGGAGTGGAATGATAGAGTCCAAATTGAAGCTTGGGTTGCTCAGTACTGCCATAGAGGCACAGCGGGCAAATTTCCAGAATGGATTGAATGATATTGGAGGAAAGGTGTTTATAGTTCCGGTGACTATTAATTACCATTTTGTACTGGAAGCGCCCAGTTTGATCCGCGATCACCTGAGCATCACCGGGCAAGAAAGGTACTATCAGGAAAACGATGAGTTTTCCAATTCTTACAAAATCTCTAAGTTTTTGATCAAGTTCTTTACAAAAGGCTCAGATATTTCAGTCTCTGTGGGCAAAGCAATGGATGTCCTAGGTAACTATGTGGATAAAGACGGGAATAGCCTGGATAAAAAAGGAAGGCAGATTAATACCCGGGATTATTTTATCACAGATGGAGAGGTGTCTGTAGATCATCAGCGGGAGGAAGAATATACCTACATGTTAGGCAAGAGAATCGTGGAGGAGTTTCATAAAATCAACCGGGTATTTAATTCTCATTTGGTTGCCTTTACAGCTTTTGAACTGATTAAAAAGAAGAATAAGAAGTTAGATCTTTTTGACTTGCTGAGACTTCCAGAGGAGGATATTTCCATAGATTTTCAGGAGTTTAAGGGAGCCTGTGAGATGGTTTTGAAGAAAATATTGGAACTGAAGTCCCAAGGGTTGATCAATACCGCGCCGCATCTGTCCCAACCTATGGATGAACTGATGAAGCAGGGTATAGAGAATGTGGGGATGTATCATGCCAAGCGGCCGATAGTACAAGGTAAATCTGGGGATATCGGGACAGATGACATGAGTTTGCTTTATTTTTATCACAATAGACTGACAGGATATGGACTCGAAAAGCTCTTCTAA
- a CDS encoding DUF4199 domain-containing protein, with product MKNIRIEIKWALIFVLMMLAWMMMEKSLGWHDEKISQHATLTNFVAIPAIAVYVFALLDKKKNFYQGTMSYKQGFVSGLIITLIVALLSPVSQYITTTFITPGYFPNVIDYAVESGQMSQADAEAYFNLKSYVIQSVIGALVMGLVTSAIVAIFVKSKRT from the coding sequence ATGAAAAATATTAGGATAGAAATCAAATGGGCATTGATTTTTGTGCTCATGATGCTGGCCTGGATGATGATGGAAAAATCCCTCGGTTGGCATGATGAAAAAATTTCCCAGCATGCGACTTTGACCAATTTTGTGGCTATCCCTGCGATAGCCGTGTATGTTTTTGCTTTGCTGGACAAAAAGAAAAACTTTTATCAAGGAACTATGAGCTACAAGCAAGGCTTTGTTTCCGGTTTGATCATTACCCTGATTGTAGCTTTATTAAGTCCAGTATCTCAATACATTACCACGACCTTTATCACTCCGGGTTATTTTCCCAATGTCATTGACTACGCAGTAGAATCTGGGCAGATGTCCCAGGCTGATGCAGAAGCCTATTTCAACTTGAAGAGTTATGTCATTCAATCAGTTATTGGGGCTTTGGTGATGGGATTGGTGACTTCTGCCATTGTCGCCATTTTTGTAAAATCCAAACGTACATGA
- a CDS encoding polyprenyl synthetase family protein, with translation MKPDLKQIQIPIENEMAQFELKFRASMKSKVKLLDHITNYIVRRKGKQMRPMFVFLTAGVCGGINDSTHRGAALIELLHTATLVHDDVVDDANYRRGFFSVNALWKNKISVLVGDYLLSRGLLLSVENNDFKLLKIVSNAVKEMSEGELLQIAKARKLDITEEVYYDIIRQKTASLLASCCAVGASSTDSSDETISKMREFGEKVGMAFQIKDDLFDYGDDEIGKPVGIDIKEKKMTLPLIFALQKADWLEKKKIINLIRNRSEDKKAVNQVISFVKKSGGLEYAKTIMDRFYAEALDILKTFPESDYKTSLEGLVSYTIERKK, from the coding sequence ATGAAACCAGACCTTAAGCAAATACAAATACCTATAGAGAATGAAATGGCTCAGTTTGAGCTGAAATTTCGGGCCTCTATGAAATCTAAGGTCAAGCTACTCGATCACATCACCAACTATATAGTCCGGCGTAAAGGCAAGCAAATGAGACCCATGTTCGTCTTTTTGACGGCAGGTGTTTGTGGTGGAATCAACGACTCCACACATAGAGGCGCGGCACTCATAGAATTACTTCACACCGCAACGTTGGTTCACGATGATGTGGTGGATGATGCAAATTACAGACGTGGATTTTTCTCTGTAAATGCACTTTGGAAAAACAAAATCTCTGTATTAGTAGGTGATTACCTGCTTTCCCGCGGCCTACTTTTGAGTGTAGAAAACAATGACTTCAAACTTTTGAAGATCGTTTCTAACGCAGTTAAAGAGATGTCTGAAGGCGAATTGCTACAGATCGCCAAAGCCAGAAAACTCGATATCACCGAGGAAGTTTATTATGACATTATCCGGCAAAAAACGGCCAGTTTATTGGCTTCCTGCTGCGCAGTTGGCGCTTCCAGCACCGACAGCAGCGATGAAACCATCTCCAAAATGCGGGAATTCGGTGAAAAAGTAGGAATGGCTTTTCAGATCAAAGACGACCTTTTTGACTATGGTGATGATGAAATCGGAAAACCTGTTGGAATCGACATCAAAGAAAAGAAAATGACTCTACCGCTGATTTTTGCTTTGCAAAAGGCGGACTGGTTGGAGAAAAAGAAGATCATTAATTTGATCCGAAACCGAAGCGAGGACAAAAAAGCAGTGAATCAAGTTATCAGCTTCGTAAAGAAAAGCGGTGGACTGGAGTATGCTAAAACCATCATGGATAGATTCTATGCAGAAGCGCTGGATATCCTAAAGACTTTCCCAGAATCAGACTACAAAACCTCATTGGAGGGTTTGGTGAGTTATACGATTGAGAGGAAGAAGTAG